One window of the Takifugu rubripes chromosome 13, fTakRub1.2, whole genome shotgun sequence genome contains the following:
- the LOC101076509 gene encoding transmembrane protein 255B, which translates to MQPETSQATQETSPEIQDPSVQYLRRRRSALWVTVALLALSLVVLTIGLISATRTDNVPVAGYYPGIILSFGAFLGIVGIHLVENRRSMLLAAIIFISIGVIASFFCAIVDGIIASEFIDIRPLQEDMCDFYSSGSGYAYDSYYTEVTCRSFDKSCKLKLRSNTCYCCYLYNCESTEYHTQYYEFTGVSSCWDVIHLHRLLWASVVLNVIGLFLGIIAAAILGAYKDLQKPALQMAPSPTPPPHILYNPTQHMLTYSGFCPSGQTLPSYPNFPIPMQHNGSYQPSATSQPVPEAGAASNPCLPEENQNQQPPQAATQPQPQGAAQDAGGYMLTPNAPALYGPSYSAFEKPPPYAC; encoded by the exons ATGCAGCCTGAAACCTCACAAGCAACTCAAGAAACAAGTCCAGAAATCCAGGATCCATCAG TTCAGTACCTGCGTCGCAGGAGATCGGCCCTCTGGGTGACGGTGGCTCTGCTGGCTCTGTCTCTGGTGGTCCTGACCATCGGCCTGATCTCCGCCACCCGCACGGACAACGTGCCCGTCGCTGGATATTACCCCGGCATCATC CTGAGTTTCGGAGCGTTCCTGGGCATCGTTGGCATCCACCTGGTGGAAAACCGCCGCTCGATG CTCCTGGCGGCGatcatcttcatcagcatcGGAGTGATCGCATCTTTTTTCTGTGCCATCGTGGACGGGATAATCGCCTCCGAGTTCATT GACATTAGGCCCTTGCAGGAGGACATGTGTGACTTTTACAGCAGTGGCTCGGGCTACGCCTATGACAGCTACTACACAGAG GTGACATGTCGTTCGTTTGACAAATCGTGCAAGCTGAAGCTGAGGAGCAAcacctgctactgctgctacctGTACAACTGTGAGAG CACAGAGTACCACACACAGTACTACGAGTTCACCGgggtcagcagctgctgggacgTGATCCACCTGCACCGCCTGCTGTGGGCCTCGGTGGTGCTGAACGTGATCGGCCTTTTCCTGGGAATCATCGCCGCTGCTATCCTCGGAGCTTACAAGGATTTG CAAAAGCCAGCTCTGCAGATGGCTCCCAGTCCCACGCCTCCGCCCCACATCTTGTACAACCCCACCCAGCACATGCTCACCTACTCCGGCTTCTGTCCTTCCGGACAAACTCTGCCCAGTTACCCCAACTTCCCAATACCGATGCAG CACAACGGCAGCTATCAGCCTTCTGCCACCTCTCAACCTGTTCCTGAAGCAGGAGCCGCCTCCAACCCCTGCCTGCCTgaggagaaccagaaccagcagcctCCTCAGGCCGCCACCCAGCCGCAGCCTCAGGGAGCCGCCCAGGACGCAGGGGGCTACATGCTGACGCCTAATGCCCCCGCCCTTTACGGACCCTCCTACAGCGCCTTTGAGAAACCCCCGCCGTACGCCTGCTGA
- the gas6 gene encoding growth arrest-specific protein 6, which yields MRLTPTKSLSSAALLILLAVRWSDGISLSPQEASQFLSRHRRANQVFEETKQGHLERECVEERCSKEEAREVFENDPETDYFYPKYMACLERFGDAERKKQDLITCVHNIPDQCSPSPCNPGGTVRCEDKKGDFLCHCFTGWAGARCEKDVDECSKRNGGCDHQCNNTMGSYRCSCHQGYMLVGRHMCDDVDECKDAEVCGTASCKNKEGGYDCLCETGYVYDNETKSCVDVDECETGACAEECLNTPGSFRCFCDGRQGVKLSQDLRSCKPLTACMSPSLKKNSRSLYLGRMFSGVPMVRLRFRRKIPTGFSAEFDFRTYDPEGVIFFAGGHLNSSWIVLAMHHGKLELQLKYGAVSRVTSSGPVVNDGQWRKISVEEQGRSLVIKIDREAVMKIAVNGDLFTLRKGVHELNLTVGGVPFREDGLVNQVNPRLDGCMKEWKWLTGEDTSIQETIRSNDNMQCFSTDDPGAYYPGTGFALFNISYESQNLSVQLTLRPTSAIGVLFALVHQDRVPLSVALADYHPGTDEWRDYILVTADGAVLASAPAPLCDGRSHEIHVTISGNQTLLLVDGRSGRSEDTEVPTDLLSQCSTFIGGLPDVPLVSTLVSAPYSGCMDVRINSQPVDLDQAVHKHNDIRSHSCPLLDSLQ from the exons ATGCGGCTGACCCCGACAAAGTCCCTCTCATCGGCGGCGCTGCTAATACTGTTGGCTGTCCGCTGGAGCGACGGCA TTTCATTGTCCCCCCAAGAGGCGAGCCAGtttctgagcagacacaggagaGCAAATCAAGTTTTCGAGGAGACGAAGCAAGGACACTTGgagagggagtgtgtggagGAGAGGTGCTCCAAGGAAGAGGCCAGAGAAGTGTTTGAGAACGACCCGGAGACG GATTACTTCTATCCCAAGTATATGG CCTGTCTGGAAAGGTTTGGAGATGCTGAAAGGAAGAAACAAGATCTGATTACATGTGTCCACA ATATTCCAGACCAGTGCTCCCCATCTCCCTGCAATCCCGGAGGTACGGTGCGCTGCGAGGACAAAAAGGGCGACTTCCTCTGTCACTGTTTCACAGGCTGGGCTGGAGCCAGATGTGAGAAAG ATGTTGATGAGTGCAGCAAGAGAAATGGAGGGTGTGACCACCAGTGCAACAACACTATGGGCAGTTACCGTTGCTCCTGTCACCAAGGTTACATGCTGGTAGGACGCCACATGTGTGACG ATGTGGATGAGTGTAAAGACGCAGAAGTGTGTGGAACAGCGAGTTGCAAGAATAAAGAGGGCGGCTACGACTGCTTGTGTGAAACCGGTTACGTCTACGATAATGAAACCAAAAGCTGTGTTG ACGTGGATGAGTGTGAGACAGGTGCGTGTGCAGAGGAGTGTCTGAACACTCCCGGGAGTTTCCGTTGCTTCTGCGATGGTCGACAGGGCGTGAAGCTGAGCCAGGACCTCAGGAGCTGTAAG CCTCTGACTGCCTGCATGTCGCCGTCTCTGAAGAAGAACTCCCGTTCTCTCTACCTTGGCCGCATGTTCAGCGGCGTGCCGATGGTGAGGCTGCGTTTTCGCCGGAAAATTCCAACCGG CTTTTCAGCAGAGTTTGACTTCCGTACCTACGACCCCGAGGGGGTGATCTTTTTCGCCGGAGGTCACCTAAATAGCTCATGGATTGTGCTGGCGATGCACCACgggaagctggagctgcagctcaagtACGGCGCGGTCAGCAGGGTGACCAGCAGCGGACCCGTCGTCAATGACGGCCAGTGGAGAAAG ATCTCAGTGGAGGAGCAGGGGCGGAGCCTTGTCATTAAGATCGACAGAGAGGCCGTCATGAAGATTGCGGTGAACGGCGATCTGTTTACGCTGCGGAAGGGCGTGCACGAGCTCAACCTCACCGTCGGAGGAGTCCCTTTCCGGGAGGACGGCCTTGTCAATcag GTGAATCCACGTCTAGACGGCTGTATGAAAGAATGGAAGTGGTTAACGGGAGAAGATACGTCCATACAAGAGACCATTCGCTCCAACGACAATATGCAATGCTTCAGCACCGATGACCCTGGAGCGTATTACCCTGGAACAGGCTTTGCTCTCTTCAACATCTCTTATg AATCCCAGAACCTGAGTGTTCAGTTGACCCTCCGTCCAACATCTGCCATTGGAGTCCTGTTTGCACTGGTGCACCAGGACAGAGTGCCTCTCTCCGTTGCCCTGGCCGATTATCACCCAGGCACCGACGAATGGCGAGAT TACATCTTGGTAACTGCAGACGGCGCCGTCCTCGCCAGTGCTCCCGCCCCGCTGTGTGACGGCAGGAGCCACGAAATCCACGTCACGATCTCAGGAAACCAAaccctgctgctggtggacgGGCGGTCGGGACGTAGCGAAGACACAGAAGTTCCCACTGACCTCCTGTCCCAGTGCAGCACCTTTATAGGTGGCCTTCCTG ATGTTCCCCTGGTGTCCACACTGGTGTCGGCTCCCTACAGCGGCTGCATGGACGTCCGCATTAACAGCCAGCCTGTAGATCTGGACCAGGCCGTCCACAAACACAACGACATCCGCTCCCActcctgccccctgctggactctCTCCAGTGA
- the pros1 gene encoding vitamin K-dependent protein S — protein sequence MRRQKRAFGDSLACLVFLVTLVDAGRFLSPSTASQFLRRHRRANSLFEESKPGNLERECIEELCNKEEAREIFENQPETEYFYPKYVVCLGSHRVGIGNQHPGIPSDLRTCVTEINNQCSPYPCYKEGSLRCVDGQASFTCVCKPGWKGQRCEDDIDECLDPEFPAGCNQKCNNIPGSFQCQCESGHYFLNQITCVDVDECQLYPSICKEPARCVNSPGMYECRCPKGFRYNFTSKTCSDVDECEMSVCDGICINTVGSYECHCDGRLGLRLAENSRYCQRIPVCVDLYDHKHSEMLYLGEQFSGLPAMFLRYRLPENTKFAAEFDFRTFDPEGVVLYAESSQGSWFMLGLRGGHIEVQFKNQHTFKLTSGGKAINDGQWHVISVDELESSISVKISKEAVMSINSPQSLFTAVNGKVETKVYIAGLPERADTIKPINPRLDGCIRGWNLMNQGASRVKEVIQELKSKQCFISVEKGSFFSGMGLASFNVDYSDSGSWSVDIEMNIRPSSSTGVIFALVSNDTVPLSIAVVTQGEGEANLQVFLGGVPVATLDSLMLCYPERLTVSLKITPAAVQVSGNSSTVTYVTSESLQEALEHLNATMQNPLTTYIGGIPDDIPLPATPVTAYYHGCMDISVNGQQLDFDEALSKHNSIKSHSCPPVSAPDRQGDVLQPPAE from the exons ATGCGGAGACAGAAACGGGCGTTCGGGGACTCTTTGGCCTGTCTCGTGTTTCTCGTGACGCTCGTCGATGCGGGCCGAT TCCTGAGCCCGAGCACAGCTTCCCAGTTCCTGAGGAGGCACAGGAGAGCCAACTCTCTGTTCGAGGAGAGCAAGCCGGGCAACCTGGAGAGGGAATGCATCGAGGAGCTGTGCAACAAGGAGGAGGCCAGGGAGATCTTTGAGAATCAGCCCGAGACG gAATATTTCTACCCTAAATATGTTG tGTGTCTGGGCTCCCACCGTGTCGGCATCGGTAACCAGCATCCTGGTATCCCCTCAGACCTCCGCACCTGTGTGACGG AGATCAATAACCAGTGCTCGCCATACCCGTGCTACAAGGAGGGTTCCCTGCGCTGCGTGGACGGACAAGCGTCGTTTACGTGCGTCTGCAAACCTGGATGGAAGGGCCAACGCTGCGAGGACG ACATCGACGAGTGTTTGGATCCCGAATTTCCGGCCGGATGCAACCAAAAATGCAACAACATTCCTGGTAGTTTCCAATGCCAGTGTGAAAGTGGCCATTACTTCCTTAACCAAATCACCTGTGTGG ATGTCGACGAGTGCCAGTTATACCCCAGCATCTGTAAAGAACCGGCCCGGTGCGTCAACTCGCCGGGCATGTACGAGTGCAGGTGTCCTAAGGGTTTCAGGTACAACTTCACCTCCAAGACCTGCAGCG ACGTGGATGAGTGCGAGATGAGTGTGTGCGATGGGATCTGCATAAACACAGTGGGCAGCTACGAGTGCCACTGTGACGGTCGCCTGGGCCTTCGCTTGGCAGAGAACAGCCGGTACTGCCAGAGGATCCCCGTGTGTGTGGATTTATACGACCACAAGCACTCAGAGATGTTGTACCTGGGGGAGCAGTTTTCGGGCCTTCCTGCGATGTTCTTGCGTTATCGACTGCCAGAGAACACAAA GTTCGCGGCCGAGTTCGACTTCCGCACGTTTGACCCCGAGGGAGTCGTGCTGTACGCGGAGTCCTCTCAGGGCTCGTGGTTCATGCTGGGGCTGAGAGGCGGACACATCGAGGTCCAGTTCAAAAACCAACACACGTTCAAGCTAACCAGCGGCGGGAAGGCCATCAACGATGGACAGTGGCATGTG ATCTCCGTTGATGAGCTGGAGAGCAGCATCAGTGTGAAGATCAGCAAGGAAGCCGTGATGAGCATCAACAGCCCCCAGAGTCTCTTCACGGCAGTTAATGGCAAAGTGGAGACCAAGGTCTACATCGCTGGTCTGCCCGAGCGCGCTGACACCATCAAACCT ATCAACCCTCGCCTCGACGGCTGCATCCGGGGATGGAATCTGATGAACCAGGGGGCGTCGAGGGTCAAGGAGGTCATCCAGGAGCTAAAGAGCAAACAGTGTTTTATATCTGTGGAAAAGGGGTCCTTTTTCAGCGGAATGGGATTAGCCAGCTTCAACGTTGACTACA GTGATTCTGGGAGCTGGTCGGTTGACATAGAGATGAACATACGTCCGTCCAGCAGCACAGGTGTGATCTTTGCACTGGTGAGCAACGACACCGTCCCCCTGTCGATCGCCGTGGTCACCCAGGGAGAAGGCGAAGCG AACCTGCAGGTGTTCTTGGGCGGTGTCCCTGTGGCGACGCTGGACTCTCTCATGCTGTGCTACCCCGAGCGGCTGACGGTGTCTCTGAAAATCACCCCAGCAGCCGTCCAAGTCTCAGGCAATTCCTCCACCGTCACCTACGTGACGTCCGAGTCCCTGCAGGAGGCCCTGGAGCACCTCAACGCCACCATGCAGAACCCCCTCACGACATATATCGGCGGGATACCAG ATGACATCCCTTTACCCGCCACCCCGGTGACGGCGTATTACCACGGCTGCATGGACATCAGCGTTAACGGCCAGCAGCTGGACTTTGACGAGGCCCTCAGCAAGCACAACAGCATCAAATCCCACTCCTGTCCTCCAGTGTCCGCCCCCGATAGACAGGGGGACGTCCTTCAGCCCCCTGCGGAGTGA